From the Glycine max cultivar Williams 82 chromosome 11, Glycine_max_v4.0, whole genome shotgun sequence genome, the window tgtaataaaaaagaattgtaACTAATTATCTTTAAGTCCAACTTACCTTTATGCAGCCTATAAGGCATTGCTTCGATTGGACATCCCCAAATGTGCAAATGCCAATGTTGGGATTTCCCTGGCTCACTTAATTGGGGTTCTTAGTGACCACTTTAATTGGTAACtaaaaaggatataaattgAATTGTTTAATGTCTTTCCCCAAAGCGACTTTGGTATAGAAGAATTAAACTTCTTATCATATTTGTACAAGTCTAGTTTCATCATTCTGTAACTTTGCTCATGTTAGGTTTGTTTAACATTACATGTTGTAAAACAATGTCACAATCATTGAAGAAAAATACATGGGAGACTCCAAGCGTTGTACCTTATGTCATATCTACCATTGTATTCCCTACAGTCATATTTGacaaccttaattttcttttttttttcttagttggAGTTTAACTTCAGCTTTGAAAGACTAAATATCTCGAGGCCAAAActtctcataatttaaataaagagaaatcatctatgaacataataaaatacattttttcattCCATGAATCCATAAGGAATAGAAtacaaatatatgtatgtattagtTCTAAGACATTCTTAGTTCTTTTAGCACTTGaattcctttttgtttgtttaatttcCCTTTATATACTCAATGTAGACTATAAGGTCCAACCAATATAAATGATCCAAAATTTCCTATAACACAAGCATTCAAATTCTCTATTAAGAGATATAACTTAAGAGCTTATATTATAAGGAGACgaaattctcatttaattttaagttttgtacactcaaaattatttacaatagtAATACTCAAACATCCATAAAAGAACTCATAACTTGCAACATTTGAATCACAAGAGagactaattttattatttctaattgaaacaagaataattgaatttgtccaaattagaaataaaatttggtttaataaaCAACTCAATATATGTCTCAAccaaaataagaatgaaattgaGTCTTTTAAAGTAACATAAAAGTTCTTATACCTTCAACTGCAACTTTATGTCACCGCCCACATAGATGAATCTTTCATTATCACTTGACAGATGACTTCGTAGGTAGCATCGTATATACATGTTTATGTAAGTAGTAGAACCAAAATCTACCCACTAACGTCTTTctgtagaaaattaaattaactttaaaacaaaaaaaaaatgagaagtttaTCATTCTTCACACACTAAATAGTGTAAATGTGacttcctttttttatatatgcctTATCCTACAAAAGCAATAAGGAAATCCCTTATCTTGTTCTCTTGTTTCTTCtccagaaattttttttatgcaatatCCTCAACTCTTAGTTGACTCCTTTAAAACCCTAAATTTTATACATACAACTTTGGGATTCAGGTAATATGAGTATTTTAAATCGTAGtagtagcaacaacaacaattaaagaagagaaaataaacatacaatgcaaaaataatctttatggtaaatttcaagaccaaacaagatacctaatgcaccattaatcctcaatctttggattgaaaaagatGAACTACAAGTGATACTCTCAAtgcattgatcaaacattggtgaTAAGTCCTATCAAACAAAGGTTATCTTTGGGGACTTCATTGCTCACATGaaaaacttatatgatgattactccggtcaaataatgattgtttttaaacattttgttattcacatggaaaatcatattatttattcGCCACATGTTTACCATCACAAACATGTAATTATTCtgtcaaattgtgtcttcctttgggccgaGCACAATTCACATGAATAATTCCATGTAACATctatgtaaattcaatcaaatcaacttaCACAACAGAAGTTACTTTGACAACATGttatttcaatcaatttaaccaaaaaatacaagacaatttaatataataaatgagaaGTCTTAAAATTACACAGCTTTCACATGtaattaagttatataaaaatacataacagAACATGCAAATATTTTGCATAACAGACCCATCACAAGATACCTAACACAATATTAATTCCTAGTCTTTggacagagaaattaatttgtaattggtactcccaaaataatgatcaaatattgacaataaattctGTCAAATAATAGCCTTTCTTTGGACTGACTATTATTAACATGAAAACACCTTATACTTGTCACACATTTATCATCACATGTACAATATTATTGGTCCAAATTACGTCTTCCTTTGGGCCGAACACAATtcacataaataatttcatacaaaatatatgtacttttagtcaaatcaattttcacaatAGGGATCACTTTGACAATATATTgtgtcaatcaatttaattaaaaaaaattactagacATGCAAATAAATGGGAAGGATATGTTACTACTAGATTTACGCCCAATCATGATAGcagacaaaaaattaattatgataagtAAATATTGTAtccttaaattatatataacactatcattgatttatacttaaaatacaATAAGTAAATATCACATCCATATATAACGCTATTACAAATTTATTCTAGCATCACTAATCATGTAGATCAATTAACCaataatgccaaaaaaaaatgtgaaaatccAAAAGAAGTGTACAACATATTTACTTATACTTTCATGTTACAGTAATTCCCACActttacaataataaaaaaataatttacataattgCAATGTAGCCAACAATTCAAGTAATTGCGATACAATTGTATACCGgaaaggaaaaagataaaagtgtaaaGGTACAATTGTGTTTCTATCCACCGCaatgagatttctttcaaaaatcttaaagaaaaaaaacataagcatTGTATAAACCCTAACACGATGCTGGAAAAAAATACCTCGAATCCAAACCAAATATCCAATATggtaatatttgaatttatcgacaattaatatatgttgttaaaaaaaagttcatataaacaaagcaattaaggtataataagaatcaaataactttaaatcCCAATAATCTAACAGGAATagtggctctgataccacttgttggaatcTTAGgagatccttataaaatacctaTATAACTACCAGAAACATATTACGTTATATTATCAAAAAGAGTTTTAGGAATATTTGGATCCATAATTATTGATCAAACAAGCGTAGCGGAATTTGAATCAATGggtgatttttttatctatgtaaTCTTCTTAGAATTTATTACGGAATGTTGTAGAGACAACAGATAGCCACCTAATAGTGTAACCGGTGGCTTCATGACTCTTCCTCAATCAGaacatttttatttctcaataaAACCTTCATAACTTtcagatggagagaagagaaATCATGTGTAACGGCTCAGTATATTGGGAACCATAACCTTTTTATAGCGTGTTAACCTAATAAGGttctcattatcccctaatggatCAACAGTGACATTTACTCATTTAAGTCCATATCATTTGATTTAGTTGTCACTTAATttgataacataaaataaaattcactaataataaataactaatataattatcttataataataacccatgttaattattagaatagaaaattttaacattttttttacactggttaggagatatatatatatatatatatatatatatatatatatatatatatatatatatatatatatatatatatatatatatatatatatatattcaatcacTAAAAATTTAAGTAGAGAGAAAAGAAGCTTCTGCATATATATCGGGTGTTTATGTCGAGAAAGTTGAGGTGGCATTATCTTATAGTATTCAAAATATTCATCATAAAGGCCAACTTCTCGACCTATTTAAAGGAGTACTAGTAAACATTGTTACAAGAAATTAACTCAAGCATAGTATGAATTTCTAATTATGACAATAGGTGCTTgatcattaattatatttgcgAAACTTCCCACCAGTTTTGAATAGCTTGAGACACTACTTGTTCAACTAGTTGTGCATCCAAAGTGTGAGTATCTTCATTGTTCTCCTGGAACAtccataacaaattaataatcaattcCATCAGTGGATCACAATGCCTGGAAATACAACTAATCAAAAACTcgaaaagatattaaaaataagtttaaagcAAAATTGAtactgattaatttttttattgattgtgcCTACAAACATTGCACTCACAGTACAATATTAAGTATTGCTTTTAGGATTTAGATAATTATGTATGTGGGTGTCACattattactttattatttccGATGGCTTCTAAACTGAAGCTGTCCGCACAAGAAACCCTAGCTTGGAGCACATCAAGACCCATCTCTTCAAAGGCTTCCAATATAAACACCAGCAACCCCTGGCAACTGCTTTCACTCAGCACCTTGATCACAAAAGCCTCTTCTTGTGTTTCAACTTCAAGCTACAAATTCATTAACAACCACAAATTAATTATAGCCAACATCTGCAGATAGGGATAAAGCAGTAGAATTgggtttttttttaccaattaagGGTAAAAAATTTCCAATTTTTCAATCGggggtatattttaaaaaattacccaAAACAAGGTAAATCATAATAGGTGTTATGACTTCTAATTCAAAAGTCGTAACACATGTTAcgacttgttatttttttttatttctttaattgaagtcgtaaaattatttacgacttcaattcaaatattattttttatacaacttcaaaatcataaatatttttatttttttaaatcgaagtcataaaattatttatgacttttttttttattttacgactttaaagtcgtaaaaagaaatttataaaacaaatcataaatatttttatttttttatgataagttgtaaaaaattacttttttttctattcgtACCCCtatatttgttttgttaacctttttatttttctcattgtaaatctatttcttctttaatttacaattatttatggttttattttttattttaaataaaaaatttaaaaatatataataaataatattaagttgacttagtagtatattttttatgaatttatttgatatgttattattttattttaatgtgttattatttaaaacatattatatatatttttaatatagtttactttaaatgttttttatctaaagtttaaataatctatcaataaaaattaaaaaaaaaacataattaatactaatattttttaaattattttatttaaaataaaaataaaatcataaataattataaattaaaagaaaaaatagatttacaaacagaaaaaatgttaacaaaacaaaaatagaggtacgaatagaaaaaaaaaggaggttttttaaaataaaaaaacaaatgaagtcgtaaacctttaaaaaaaagttttacaaaagttgtaaaacaaaacaaaaaatcaaataattttataattttggtttaaaaaataaataaaaatatttacgtaaaaaaataatatttgaactgaaatcgtaaataattttacgacttcagttaaaaaaatataaaaagaataacaagttgtaactaatattataatttttgagTTAAAAGTCATAATACCTGTTAGGACTTAtcctagtaattttttaaagtatatcCCGATtggaaaattagaaattttttttaccccTAATTACTAAAATTATCACAGAATTGTTCCTAATATGAATTAACTAAATAGCCTAATGGggcattaaatatttatatatcttttttacataatttttttaattatttaaaaaaatgaaaataatttcaatattttcaatataattaatgCTTTATACAACGACGGATCAATAGTCACTAGATTATTCTATTATTTCAGTTTAGCCATTAGTCTTAAATTCAAGTCATGACATGTTTTAAGAATACTCTGTCGTACATAGTGATTTTATCTAATTAGGCATTGGATCATAGTCTCAtacaaaaagtattaaatatacatatgatCAAGTTCTCATACCTTAGGCATTGGATCATAGTCAGCGATTTTTCGTGCCGTTGCCACTGTTAACAgctggttcaattcttccagTTTTTGCTTTAAACCTTGTATGTAATCTGACAGCTCGAGTAACACTGAGGCTTTAAGGCGCTGCACAATTAAACACAGAATACATTCCATCATATCTCAAAGTGATCTTCAATTGTTGAACAAAATATGCATTTAGaggcaaatatatatatatatatatatatatatatatatatatatatatatatatatatatatatatatatatataagcaagAGATGAGAGATAGTAGAATTTATATATCCAACTGTTATTGAATATACACATCATGGTTTTAAATAGCGATCCACCAGGTATTTTGACACTTCGCAATCGTATCACATTCATAATTGCGACTGCACCACTCACATTTTTTCCGTAATGTAAAGGTTTTCTAATTTACCGCAACTGCGACCGCATCTGCAATTTAAAACTATGATACACATACCcacaagtaaaaaataaatgatgaaagTGAGTACATGAATGTTAATATTGAGTGGAGAAGTCCCCCAAGAAGTTTTTGATCAATGAGATGAAATATATGAATTGGATAAGAGAAAGATAATTAATGAAAGTGATAACTGTGAAGAAATCAAATGGGGTAATCCCCCTTTATAAAGTGGATTCTGCATGTAATAAAGTTATTCCAGAAACTGAATGAGTAGAAAATGGCATTCAAACAGGGAAGAAAGAGATGCTTCAGAGTAATCACCGAATTTGAGTATCTGATTGAACGAAGCAGTTGTAGGTTCCTGTACATGGCTATTCTCTTGTGAACTCTGGAAAccatattctctctctctcttaaatttatcacactctctctctcacaaGGAGAACTTTGTGCAAAGAAATCTAAACATTATTTGATGGTTTATAAAGAGGGCGAGGACACAGAATCTTGTGGATCACATGTGATGCAGTTTTGGAATTACAAAATGTATGAAACATTGTTTTAACTTCGATCAAGGGTCTTTGTTTTTTTCCTCGTGAGATATTCACATTGTCACTGAACCAATTTTGTTCTTCTCTAAAGCTAATTATTAAGACCTAGTTTGACACCTTATGTTTTACGGGGACAGtacaaataataaagtattgggatttttaaaaaaaaaaatagaaatggaaAGTTAATTAACAAAGAATCTAATATCTGAACAAAATTGACCAGAAAAAGTAGGAAAATAACGAAGATATTTTTTACCAGTCCACCTACCTTTTGCCATGCCTTGATTCAGAATATGGCCCAAACTATTGCATTAAATCATTAACCATGAATGTTAACTTTACAAGCGGGCAAAAAACCCACtagagttttaattttatattgtagaattgttaaatatgatttttatatcaatataaaaaaaaagaaaattaaaatttaatcatacattttttccatttgtattttatttttcttttaatttggagTTGTACACACTTACGATATATATAGGTAAAGATTTCTTTTATGAAACAATTTTCTTAACATAGTATATGAAGTACTCTAACACATACAAAAGTTAGGCTAATTCAAAGGAATAAAAAGAGAGACTACAAATTAGTACACATAGAAAAATTGTAATAAACATTATACTATATCCATCCAGGTTTTAATCATGTTTACAATCTGACTTTTTTCAAGTCCAACATACGATTAAAGTCGAAAGAAACTTTTCGAAACACAACATTGTTAcacataattaaaatagattaaacCATAACGTGTAAGGAGGGGAAAACACATAACTTTCACTAATTAGGCAAAACTCCAAAATAACCAAGCCATATATTGAGTATATTCTAAATTTAGTTTGTCTTATTGGAGAGGATAGAAAAAAGTGATCAATATCTTCCTGAAAGAAGCAAAATCCACAAGTTAAAGTCTCTGCTTTTTTACACTACCTAGAGTTGTCAATCTATCCAAAATAAATAGGTAACTGTTGACGGGTGCAGGTTGGAATCACTTTAATGTCACTTTTCTTACTTGCTAGGTAATCCTCCTCAAAGAAATCCCTTGGCACCTAGTTAGGAACTAGTTG encodes:
- the LOC100527278 gene encoding uncharacterized protein LOC100527278; translated protein: MVSRVHKRIAMYRNLQLLRSIRYSNSRLKASVLLELSDYIQGLKQKLEELNQLLTVATARKIADYDPMPKLEVETQEEAFVIKVLSESSCQGLLVFILEAFEEMGLDVLQARVSCADSFSLEAIGNNKENNEDTHTLDAQLVEQVVSQAIQNWWEVSQI